One genomic window of Rhizomicrobium sp. includes the following:
- a CDS encoding acetyl/propionyl/methylcrotonyl-CoA carboxylase subunit alpha encodes MFKKILIANRGEIACRVIKTARKMGIATVAVYSDADRDALHVEMADEAVHIGPAPSAQSYLVIDRIVQACRETGAEAVHPGYGFLSEREAFAEALARIGVAFIGPNVRAIAAMGDKIESKKLAQAAKVNTVPGFIGEIEDDAHARRIAKEIGYPVMVKASAGGGGKGLRIVHKEDELVQAIKSSQHEAKAAFGDDRLFIEKFVTEPRHIEIQVMGDKHGNVVYLNERECSIQRRNQKVIEEAPSPFLDAATRKAMGEQAVMLSKAVGYDSAGTVEFIVDKDRKFYFLEMNTRLQVEHPVTELTTGLDLVELMIRSAAGEKLPIAQKDVGLNGWAVEARVYAEDPYRGFLPSTGRLVRYRPPAEGDYGDVTVRNDTGVYEGGEISMFYDPMIAKLCTHAPTRLEAIDAMAKALDEFRIEGINHNIAFLTAIMHNARFRSGALTTAFIAEEFPDGFHGLPLDGGDKRRFVAAAVAARLTRGLRASGITGTLNGAHRLAGDFVVSLDGEAFAVAHANLAAGNLSLVIDGKPYDALTEWMPGQPIMHLAGCDGEHAIQLSRIQGGYKLGQGGRTVTAIVRSPEGARLAALMPKKVAADTSKMLLCPMPGLIVSVNVAVGQEVKAGETLAVVEAMKMENVLTAERDGTIKKINAAKGDSLALDDVILEFA; translated from the coding sequence AAGACCGCCCGCAAGATGGGTATCGCGACGGTTGCCGTCTATTCCGACGCCGACCGCGACGCGCTGCATGTCGAGATGGCCGACGAGGCCGTCCATATCGGCCCGGCGCCCTCGGCCCAGTCCTATCTGGTGATCGACCGCATCGTGCAGGCCTGCCGCGAAACCGGCGCCGAGGCGGTGCATCCCGGCTACGGCTTCCTGTCGGAGCGCGAGGCCTTCGCCGAGGCGCTGGCCCGCATCGGCGTCGCCTTCATCGGCCCCAATGTCCGCGCCATCGCCGCGATGGGCGACAAGATCGAATCCAAGAAGCTCGCCCAGGCCGCCAAGGTGAACACCGTGCCCGGCTTCATCGGCGAGATCGAGGACGACGCCCATGCCCGCCGCATCGCCAAGGAGATCGGCTATCCGGTGATGGTGAAGGCCTCGGCCGGCGGCGGCGGCAAGGGCCTGCGCATCGTCCACAAGGAGGACGAGCTGGTCCAGGCGATCAAATCCTCCCAGCACGAGGCCAAGGCCGCGTTCGGCGACGACCGCCTGTTCATCGAGAAATTCGTCACCGAGCCGCGCCATATCGAAATCCAGGTGATGGGCGACAAGCACGGCAACGTCGTCTATCTCAACGAGCGCGAATGCTCGATCCAGCGCCGCAATCAAAAGGTCATCGAGGAGGCGCCGTCCCCCTTCCTCGACGCCGCCACGCGCAAGGCGATGGGCGAGCAGGCGGTGATGCTGTCCAAGGCGGTCGGCTATGACAGCGCCGGCACCGTCGAGTTCATCGTCGACAAGGACCGCAAATTCTACTTCCTCGAAATGAACACGCGCCTGCAGGTCGAGCATCCGGTGACGGAACTCACCACCGGCCTCGATCTCGTCGAGCTGATGATCCGCTCCGCCGCCGGCGAGAAGCTGCCGATCGCGCAGAAAGATGTCGGCCTCAACGGCTGGGCGGTCGAGGCGCGCGTCTATGCCGAGGATCCCTATCGCGGCTTCCTGCCCTCGACCGGCCGCCTGGTGCGCTACCGCCCGCCGGCCGAAGGCGATTATGGCGACGTCACGGTGCGCAACGACACCGGCGTCTATGAGGGCGGCGAGATCTCGATGTTCTACGATCCGATGATCGCCAAGCTCTGCACCCACGCGCCGACCCGGCTCGAAGCGATCGACGCCATGGCCAAGGCGCTGGACGAATTCCGCATCGAGGGCATCAACCACAACATCGCCTTCCTGACCGCCATCATGCACAATGCGCGCTTCCGCTCCGGGGCGCTCACCACCGCCTTCATCGCGGAGGAATTCCCCGACGGTTTCCACGGCCTTCCCCTCGACGGAGGCGACAAGCGCCGCTTCGTCGCCGCGGCGGTCGCGGCGCGGCTGACGCGCGGCCTGCGCGCCAGCGGCATCACCGGCACGCTGAACGGCGCCCATCGCCTGGCCGGCGATTTCGTGGTGTCGCTCGACGGCGAGGCCTTCGCGGTCGCCCATGCCAATCTCGCCGCCGGCAATCTCAGCCTCGTGATCGACGGCAAGCCCTATGACGCGCTGACCGAATGGATGCCGGGCCAGCCGATCATGCACCTGGCCGGCTGCGACGGCGAGCACGCCATCCAGCTCAGCCGCATCCAGGGCGGCTACAAATTGGGCCAGGGCGGCCGCACCGTCACCGCGATCGTGCGCTCGCCGGAAGGCGCGCGGCTGGCCGCGCTGATGCCCAAGAAGGTCGCGGCCGACACGTCCAAGATGCTGCTTTGTCCGATGCCGGGGCTGATCGTGTCGGTGAACGTCGCGGTCGGCCAGGAGGTCAAGGCGGGCGAGACCCTCGCCGTGGTCGAGGCGATGAAGATGGAGAACGTGCTGACCGCCGAGCGCGACGGCACGATCAAGAAGATCAACGCCGCGAAAGGCGACAGCCTCGCGCTGGACGACGTGATCCTCGAATTCGCGTAA